From Arachis hypogaea cultivar Tifrunner chromosome 3, arahy.Tifrunner.gnm2.J5K5, whole genome shotgun sequence:
CTGCTGCCTGGATCTGtcagatcatcatcatcaacatcaaaGGGGCAAGAAAAATCAGTTTCATCAAAATCATCCTGATAAGACCTATTTGAGCTTTGTGGTGAACTGCAAGCTGATATCTTGATTCCAGAGTATTTACGAAGTTCATCTTTTCCAAGAGGAAACAACTGCAAAAGGCATAGCGGACTATTAACAAATCCAATATGTTCGAACCAACGAAAAGTTCATATGGTTAGTATGCAGCATACCTTCTCAGCTGTTGCACCTGTTTGCATTGTGTTCACACCCCTATCGTTCTTAGAAACACACCTTAAACCTCTAAGTGGAGCAGTTGATGGCAAATTATGCCTGTTAGTGTTGGGGTATCCAGGGGAAACTGCAGCTTCAGCATTAGGTATGCTGACCGGAGCACTTTCAGATCGTAAAAGTGGTTTAGATGGTAATGACCCGGGATAGTATATTGAAGGTGATGGAGAGGGATAACACTCATCAAAACCTgaattcttcttctgaaacaAGGACATCTCAGTTGGATGAGGGGGCAAACTTGAAGGTGGTAAACGCCGAGAACTTGCATTAGATATAGACGTGTGCGATTCTGAATATGTTGGTGAAGGTGAATAAGTAATGGAAGGAGGTGAGGCTCTCCAATGGTCGTGACTCCAACTATGTCGCCTCAAAAATGGCAATGACGAAGGAGAGCCATGTGATGGCAATCCAGACGGGTACCTCCTCAATGGATCTGGCAATGGACTGCCAACATAGTCAGTTATAACTTGCGGGGACAACGGAGTTGAAGGTTCAGAGCTCACATCCGATGCAGATGGGCGATACATCACCGAAAGGCACAGCCTACCAGAAGAAGCATCCACAGGGGTGAACCCAAATTTCATCATTTCTGCTTCCTCTTTACGGGTGAAGGGCTCACAAAAGGAAGATACCCGGTGAGCAAGAGTAAAGGGACGAATCTGTGCAGACGAATTTAGCTCTCTGAAAATTTTGTAGGCAGGTAGAAGTCGAACAGTGGCATACAAGGACCTCAGAAGTAAAGTTGATTTCTTATACAAGGCATGCAAAGAAACATTACTTGACCTCCTAGTACCAGAACTAGAATCCCTTGTCTTTCTGCTCTCATACTGAACCACCCATCTCTCTACAATCTTTTCAGTGTTTGTGTCGAGTCCCAATTCTTCCTGATCGGTATTCCAGCTGAAAGGGTATCTTTCCTTGAGTGAAGAACTCCTAGGAAGAACCCTTTTGGGGGATAAACTCATGGGGTCCCAGCCAAGAGGCTTTTGCACTAAAATAACATCAATGACTATAAAGTCAAGATTGTTGCGGCGTAAGAGGTCAATGTTATCTATGGCGGCAGGGCAATCACGAAGAGCCAAATTGAACCATTTATCCCTGGGGCGCACGCTGGGGGAGGAGGAAGATGAGGAACATGGAGAGGAGATAGCTTGATCAAGACAGGAACTACGTGAGGAGACAGAAAGTGCCCTTGATTCAAGTATTATATGAATGCTTTTGGCAAAGAACTCTGTTATAATTTGTTCCATCTTAGCAGCTTCCGAGTGTGAGGATGCCATTGAATATGCACCCCACAAGATTAACACTACTACGTTGTTGGGGCAATTAAACAAACACAACAACGACAAAAAACAGCAACACAGTTTTAAACACAACTATAAAATTtgagaaagcaataataaataaataaatggaggGAAATTGCGAAAGAATAGAGAATTTACCTGAATCCTTGGCGACAAGAGAAGAGAATAGTAGAGTAGAGTTTCCCCTTCCCTTATCTTGAATTGAATTTGGAAGAGAGACTATTAAGGAGTGGACCCCTCTCTGAACACACTTTACTAGTTTACTTATTCCATCATCACACTTTCACTCTCACTCCCTTCTGTTTCTGTATTGTTTTGTGAATAATATTCAACGACCACATTCTAATTACAAGATAATAGAGATAAATCTTGTCTTTTGGAATGTTCACAAGTCataacaaatatttaaattaaaaaagatagaacGAGATAAGAATCATTAAAATTCGGTGAACAGAATAAACTAACGaccattttaaattaaaaaaaataaaaattattaattatattctaatcaaattttaataaaatttcatattttcGGATTTTTAATTTTACTAGTTTAATAGTCGACCATAGATACATATATTTTGTCATTATATAgctcaaatatttttttctacaTTTTATGTGGAGATTTAGGGTGTTAAGGTATGTGAATATGTTTATAGTAAAAGATAAGAATTAGGGGATTTTATGATTTAAGATACATGTTTAAGGTAATACAGTATCTGCAAGTATGCTTGGTTCATAAATTTCAATGCGCAATGCATTGTTGTATTGCTGAAGGTAGTGTTTCTTGTACGTAGCTTTTGATAAGTGAAATTTACATCctgtttgaaaaaatttttatgatataaaattaattaaattctatcCAAAATTAAATTCCAatcagaattaaattaaattatagtatttagaataaattagtaaaactataaaattaaattaaattttagtatttggactatttattaaataaattaaaattttataatagacaattttatttttttattaatataatatcatatttaaataataaatatacttatttattaaattatatgaaataattttaaaatgtatttttttactaaaattttcttTGGCTAAAATTTGTTTAccacttttataaaaataaaaattagattaatctaaaaatattaaatttaaaagaatgttattaattaaaaaaattaaataattttttatggttaATTCTAACTAtaaatcaacaacaaaaaataaatacgaattatcaaaaattaatttattgacataacaagtaaaaaaaattagttattaacagCAAATTATAGTAACTAATTCATGTTattgaaatagaataaaattatgtCACTTTTTATTAGTGTTATGATTGATGCAATTTCACTCTAAATATCCAGAAGTAATGACAAATACTTGATATCATTAATTTATGTTAAACACAAAATCTATAGGTGTggatatttttttagatatatataatatagaccTTCTAAAAAAATAggtatatattatattaagtgagttgaaaaaagaaaagtgaaaaaaatgaagGTGGTGAGAAAAAGAGAGGGTGTGTTAAaggaatttttttgaaataaatttaaaaaaaattattttcaaaaacatgttatttgaactttaattttttagatacattttttttctttagggtCCTCAACCAAATTCGAAAGTGGATTCTCTCGGTGGAGAAAAAGGTGGATGGTGTCAATTGTTTAATCTTACCCTTTATTGCTATCTCTCATGTTTATTTTTTGTTCCACTTgtaaaattaatggtgagagattaCACTTTATTTCATCAAGtgttaaaataaatagaaatgaTCCATTTCCGCGAAATTCtatatttttatagagttcgcctTATTTTCTGCACGAACTTCACTACATATcttcataaatattaaattaggagAGAAGAAATaaccattatcatcgtctccagAATACATAGAAGTACATAAGAGTACACAGGAATAAgtcgtattttttttttttaaaaataatttttttaatttataatagaaaaaatcattgttaaatatggcttatttcAAGGCCAGAACAAGtagcaaatattatgaataagtccTTTATCTCTTTTAATGTTTAGCAAATTTAAGAGCAAATTTTGTTTGGCACAAAAGTCTCCCTAAACTGGGGATGTGAGATATGTTAGCTAGAGTTAGTTATCCTTGGCTATAAAATAGCAAGATTGAGTATATGAttatgcagaaaaaaaaaatttgttttttaaggTACATCAAATTATTTctcatctttttctctttttcctatTTCGCCTCTGCTTTCTTGCTTCTTAGTTTCTCACAAGCTTTTTATTCACTTTCTTCAACAAGTCTCGTGCTATTTTTTATTGGTATTAGTTAAATTCATTTTTGTAATGATTTTATTCACGAAGAGCCGTATGAGATGAAAATTTCATGTAGGGTCGATGGAATTTCTAAACAATCATCACCTATAACTCCAAAAGAACTAGATTTCGTAAGTaatatagaagaagaatgaaaggaATATCCTATAAGGTAATCATATTTGCTTAGGAAGATATGCTTTTCAGGCACTTGAACCCGCTTGGATCACATCTAGACAAATAGAAGCAGGTAGATAGGGGAAATGTTCGCTTATGGGAAGACTGTCACGAAATGTCCGCTTATGGGAAGATGATAATGGTTGAACTAGTGatattaggtagcgtttgttttgagatacTGGGATAGAGACGGGGAGACcgagactcagtatcatgtttgttggctcaGAGACTGGTACTGAAATTTCTGTTTCTgtccccaaaatttcagtatttcagtatctCCAAAAAATTGGGACAAATGGGACTGAAAtatttagagatggagactgaaactttgataacattttatacctaaaataccctcattttaattaattaattctaattttaccctttgtacaaattaaattagagtttcatccttgttttaatttctgtctctcactttacaccaaacaaaatactaaaatttatttcggTCTTTGTTTTTGAGTCTTTGTCTCTCCGTCTCAGTCTTAAAGAAGTCATGCTTGTTGTCTGTGTACTTTTGTGTACTCCTAGGCTACGTTTGTTTACAAAGACAGGACATTGAGACAGGGACACAGAGATGATCGTGTTTGGCATAAAAGATATAGACAGATGGCATAAGAGACATGGATagagacaatgtgtccagagacactgaattagtgtattttgtgttcaTTTTGACAAGaaggacacagagacactaacaagagacacaacttatttttaattttttctttcattattcttgttaatttttcacaattatattttttattattatatttttcatctcaaattttttgaatgaaaaaaaatgagaataaattagattttcataatttgttctagtttatcacaaaataaaatacaagaacacaaaattttgtgtctctgtccgtGTCTTGTCTTGTCCTATCCTATTTTTTGTGTCTTGTCTTGTTCTCGAAAACAAACGCAGCCCTATATACGGTTGGAGACGATGACAATGActtcaaaatttgaattttgttcttAGAGAGAATTTGGGTGAAGTTCGCGGGAGTGCGGCGAACTCatcctaaacaaaaaaaaagaagatattaGAAAAAAACtgtgttaaaattaaagttgaaacaagaaatttttggaaataatatttttttatttatttcaaaaaaaaacctATGTGTTAAAAAGTAGGAGACGTTAAGAAAAAGTGAGTGAGAAAAGTTTAGAAGTAATTAGATTATAAGGATATTTTAGACATTTTAAGTTTCAAGTGAAATTCCAATTGAATGAAATTTTAAATCGACCTATTTAGGTTGGAATTAATTTTGagagaaaataatagaattgaattgaattctatctaaattaatttagttatttttatttcaaacacTGAAATTGAATTCAATTTTCATGAAAATTGAATTCCAAAGATTTTCAAACACCCTATAACACGTATCTCGTtcacactataaacgagataagtcaCGAGACGACGTGATCGTATCACGTTTATAGACGTGTTGTGTAATGCTCTTATTTCGATTGCACTGTAAACAAAATAATAGAAGTAAATGCCTATATATATGTATCTCGTCCACAGCCTTCAGTCAGTCAGACTCTTTGAATTCCCTTTTTTAGCCTTTTCTCCCACTTTTAcccttttttaatcatatttctgaattatttaaagaatatGGCGTGCGCTAATAATCACGATGGAGACATTAATAGATTGAACGCGACTTAGCACATTATAGGGGCAGTCGACTTTGAGATTGGTGTTGTTTTTCGTTTTAGAGTTATATTAAAGCATAGATGTGCTACCATACTTAGAGTACTTTAATAGAAGTAGTATGCAGTATATATTAGGCGAGTAAATATATGATTAGGAGTAGTTTAAGCATACTTTAAAATGGATATTAGTTAAATATTTGTTTAGTTTAGCTTTTCTTTAGTCTAAGTTATTATTAAGCAtatgtttattaatttagttattaattaaggTTATTAACAATTTGTAATAAACCTAATTAAGTAGCAAAATGTTTATGATTGTATTTACTAAATATTtaagtaaattattttttgttaaattttcttgTTACTTAAACTAAGTTATCAAGTTGATGATGTACTTATTGGTTATTCAAGTAAATATTTTCATTTAATCTAACAGATATAGGAGATGcgaaataaattttgttattcactatttaactaaataattttatttaaattaaaataataatatttattagtgtAGTCATTAGTTATGTtacgaaatatttttatttgcattaGATTTACAGAcgtttaagttaattattttattaaacattttaTTATTcaagtaaaattttttatgtaaacaaatttataatttaaatgttTGTAGTTATTTACTTAAATAGTTTACTTATAAGTCAAATTAATTTCTCATTCGGTATTTTTATGTTTACTAGAGGTTTTGCCTACTTTTTCCAACCGGATGCCATTGTGCCGTACCTAAGGGAGGCCGGGTTCGGTGACGTATTGCCGCTTAGGAATTTTGTATTCGACAACTATTCGATCACAGTATTTGTTGAGCGTTGGTGTCCAGAGACCCACACCTTCCACCTGCCGTGGGGTAAGTGCACAATCACCCTACAGGATGTCGCATATCATCTTGGACTGCACGCTAATGGAGAGCTCGTGGGTAGTTTCTTTCGTGACTTTCACACATAATATGGGACCAGGGCCTGGGAGTTGGTTGAGAAGCTATTCGGTGTCAGGCCTCTTGTAGTCCAGTAACAAGGAGCGCAAAGAAAGGAGTCTTCCTCCTTGAAGTTGACATGGCTTCGGGAGCGTGTCCAATAGATGCCGTCCGATACTGATGATCCAGCCACCCTCCGATAGTATGCGAGGTGCTATATACTGTTGATGATCAGAGGTTGCCTGATGATTTATAAGTCCAATAATCAGGTTAATCTCCGATGGCTCCCACTACTAGATGACTTTTAGAGGTGCTGATCTCTATCTTGGGGATCTGCTTAGGCGTACCATTTCCTATGCTTAGGCCCACCGCTCCACCACAGACATTGTAAGAaccagaacctttgaaaagtctttttatgatcaaatctcaaatcatatagttatttatagccttaattccagaaattatcttattaaagataattaagtcaagtcgtgatttattgaatttgagataagttataattataatccaattttataattattggattatttcctatatttaaattataaagttggcagATATAAAACaatatgaattttacatgattttgatTAActgagtaatattttaaatattagtactgctattttggaagatgaagaaattaagtatattatttctaattatttgatttgggtattttattaaaagtaatttgtaaaaatagaggagcaaatagtatttttatacattattattgttggactagaatttaattctaattactatattatttccacttttatttgaaattaccattTTATTCCtgaccctaattttcaaaataatgaaaccctaacccagtgaACCGTTACCCGACCCGGTTCCCTTTTCACCCACACTCAGCTCCCAAACCCAGCCGCCACACTCAATCTGTCTTCCTTCCCTCTTTCATTCACGCCACACACGGTTTCCTTCTGTTtccatgaaagaaagaaaagagaagcagAAAGGGAGAGATGGAGCAGAGCTGCGATCATGGGGTAGGGATGGGCCGCGCTACTGTCGCCAGTCACCTTGCCGCCGCGCGGTCGTCGAACCATGGAGGGAGGGGGAGTGTCGCGAGTCATCGTTCCTGAGCTGCAGCACCATGGAACCAGCCTCGTCGCGCCGCTGTCAGCCTCGCACCTCCTGGCGCCGTCGGTGGAGCCATGTCGGCCGGATCTGCTGCAGAATATCGGGAAGAGAGGCGTTCTTCAGATGGCAAACGGAGCTCGGCAGAGGCTGTAGCGCCGTCACTGAACTCGCGCGCCGAGGGAGATGAGACGCGAGAGGGAGCCGTCCCGGGGTTGCCGGTGCCACTGTGTGGCTGAGCTCGCCGATTGTGGAGGTCGACACTGTTAATGGGGTTTCGTCGGGAGAGAGGGGAAGCACGAAGAGGGAGCCAGAATCGTGGCCGATCACTGACGGGGCTTCATCCGCCATTGCTGCTGGCCGTTTTGAGCTGCTCCGCCGCCTCTGCTGCCGGAGAATGCAGCTCAGTTGAAGGAAAAACCAATGCCGGTAAGGGTCCCTACATCTGGTCTTCATTTCTTTCTATTCCTAGGTTTTTATCTTGACGTTGTTGTGCAGTCGCGGTTGGCGGAGTCTTTCATCGCCGCTGCCGCTTGTGGTGGCTGACAAAGCCGTTGCCGGGTTGATATGGAGTTGCGGCTATTTTGACTTGTTAATTTAGTGAGTATTTTACGTTTCGAAACCTATGCGTTAATGTCTTGTTATGTATATTAAGGTCTTGCGGTATTAATGTGTTAGGAGTTAAAATCCGATTTGCTTATGCCGCTTGTAGCTGTTTCTGATTTTGAGAGAAACAAGCAGAGCCGAGGTTTAGGTTGCCGGTGATTTCGAGTTGAGGACAAAAAAGGAACTtatgaggcgtttgggttatggaattgcgttttgaagTTGGGGCGCTttccaaatatatatttttatatgttagaattattacatatggatactgatgtaagaaaatgtgtatttggtgattgtatcggtcttatgtattatttgattgactcgaatgtttatggatgttggtttggctgagttgttatgcggctttgtgaaatgtaatattttgaagctgattctttaaagatttgaaatttgagtttaatccgttgaggattgatttgacttgagttgattattttgatgatgtgaaaagtcgaatgcacttttgaattccgcctggtttactttaattgatttggttttgataaatgatttgttgctgaactgattctttaaagctttgaaaatgagttaaattggttgatattgagttgattttgaaatagtttccttgagatatgccactgaggcgactgttggctTTAACTtgtttttgaattgatttctggttttgagttgttgaaaaggaatgagaaatggtttagttgggatccgaaccgggtggcaaagtccaagttttaggggaggtgctgccgaaatttctataaaatctgagtctttattgaaatattgtctggaaaaatgatgagttaaagacttcaactattttatttgaattatcaagaaaaagaTGATTCGTGCTTTTGAAATGAGTTATTAAAGcgaaaattgtgatttagtcttgcttcttaagaaaggccctgtgtctctttcaggagaaggttatttagataaaatttgtgttttaaagctgtttgaatgtgaaaaggatttatgcctttgaatttgacttgggggtttcaattaaagaagtttcaatgactttgaaagaacctgaatgccTATTGACAAGTCTCAtcttgaaatgttttgagaaatgttttaagtactctttgaattttgaattcttgtaagactaaaacaattttgaacagttgaaatgttctagaatttatcatgggggttgaagttggttttgcctaagtaaaggaaacggctttgaaagaagtaaatgattacgtgactcggtttggcttagatcctattttattactcaaatcggaaagccaaggttttaatgattttaaatgaatttggcggaatgagttatgttattctcccctaaagacttgggactctgtcgGGAAACTTTTGGTTATAAAGTCCCATTGTtagatgggtgattttgaatactttgaaataaatccttaacttaccATGGTTttagaagttttggaaagagaatgccgagagtggctttgttttaaaaagagaactcactttgagtaaatttggcttatgagcttgagatgatttgagaaatgagatctttaaagccaaggctgaaaagagttgaaatttgatttcaaagtgaaatggcttgagaaaagtgatttatggcttaaatgccggttttatgaatttgatgatgttgaatggtggaagtgctgttttgttatgggccggaatggttgtgtatgattatgaatattggctagttttggattgaaccgtgatccggaatggctgtgtatgatattgatttatggctgattgccgaatgaattatgggccgtatggctgactatgagtTACGAATTTAAGCcgaatggctgagatggatgttgatccatggctgagactaaatgaatatatgcttgagatacctgggtagtagcaaggggttgaggttcgtcccacttgctccaggttagaaatgtgacgcctgggtagtagcggtagtagtggtgattccactcgctccaggttgagcttttaaacacccgcctgggtagtagccgtagtagtggttattccactggctctgggttgagcgggtagtagcaatggggttgtagctcaaacctacttgctccgcgatgggtgtttctgtccatggttag
This genomic window contains:
- the LOC112791143 gene encoding autophagy-related protein 13b — translated: MASSHSEAAKMEQIITEFFAKSIHIILESRALSVSSRSSCLDQAISSPCSSSSSSPSVRPRDKWFNLALRDCPAAIDNIDLLRRNNLDFIVIDVILVQKPLGWDPMSLSPKRVLPRSSSLKERYPFSWNTDQEELGLDTNTEKIVERWVVQYESRKTRDSSSGTRRSSNVSLHALYKKSTLLLRSLYATVRLLPAYKIFRELNSSAQIRPFTLAHRVSSFCEPFTRKEEAEMMKFGFTPVDASSGRLCLSVMYRPSASDVSSEPSTPLSPQVITDYVGSPLPDPLRRYPSGLPSHGSPSSLPFLRRHSWSHDHWRASPPSITYSPSPTYSESHTSISNASSRRLPPSSLPPHPTEMSLFQKKNSGFDECYPSPSPSIYYPGSLPSKPLLRSESAPVSIPNAEAAVSPGYPNTNRHNLPSTAPLRGLRCVSKNDRGVNTMQTGATAEKLFPLGKDELRKYSGIKISACSSPQSSNRSYQDDFDETDFSCPFDVDDDDLTDPGSRAESFDHGHMAEAFEAGGFLPIRKSQDAAVGALVRMLKKAPPLRQDFSTSEHLSHSTRPETWNANNIQALEAPVPASMMSSGLTATRKTTTDALEEFHGYREMKNLLLTRGSKPQI